One window of the Candidatus Thermoplasmatota archaeon genome contains the following:
- a CDS encoding KaiA-binding protein: MARQAFPRIESGIPGLDEMIEGGFPFPSVILVAGSAGSGKTTFAQKYLFSGAEKGEQGLFFSTLSEPAQWMLRYAAQFDFVKPEFYGKEVIYCDLGNLLRKCTGEQLLDYIDQKVAEVMPQRIVIDPITVVGNMMKDDYRIFSFDLTTRLKNWQATTLLTGEVRPGEMYPAELSYAVDGVILLMLSDEGDARRKYIEVLKMRGTNHLTGKQSVDITRKDGVIVLKARF; the protein is encoded by the coding sequence ATGGCACGGCAAGCGTTTCCCAGGATTGAGAGCGGAATTCCAGGTCTCGACGAGATGATTGAGGGAGGATTTCCATTCCCATCCGTGATACTGGTCGCTGGCAGTGCGGGCTCTGGCAAAACCACGTTCGCACAGAAGTACCTGTTCTCAGGAGCGGAGAAGGGAGAGCAGGGCCTCTTCTTCAGCACTTTGAGCGAGCCAGCCCAGTGGATGCTGAGATACGCCGCGCAGTTCGATTTCGTGAAGCCTGAGTTCTACGGCAAGGAGGTCATATACTGCGACCTCGGAAACCTTCTCAGGAAATGTACGGGCGAGCAGCTCCTGGACTACATCGACCAGAAGGTGGCCGAGGTCATGCCCCAGAGGATCGTCATCGACCCCATCACCGTGGTCGGGAACATGATGAAGGACGACTACAGGATCTTCTCATTCGATCTAACGACCAGGCTGAAGAACTGGCAAGCGACCACATTGCTGACGGGAGAGGTCCGCCCAGGGGAGATGTATCCAGCTGAACTGTCCTACGCCGTCGATGGAGTGATACTCCTTATGCTCTCGGACGAAGGGGACGCCCGCAGGAAGTACATCGAGGTCCTCAAGATGAGGGGCACGAACCACTTGACCGGGAAGCAGTCGGTGGACATCACCCGCAAGGACGGAGTGATAGTCCTGAAGGCCCGTTTCTAG